In Leclercia pneumoniae, the genomic window ACCGTTAACCTGAATCTGAGCGGTGCCTATCGTCTGAATAATAGCTGGAGCTTCGGTCTTGGTTTCGATGCCGTTTACGCGAAGGCCAAAATTGAGCGCTACGCAGGTTCCCTGGGTCCACTGCTGGCTGGCGGCTTGCAACAGCAGGGTGTCCCTTCCCAGTTGGTTGACGGTATCAACTCTCCGGACGATCAGATTGCTCACCTGAAAGGGGATGAGTGGGGCTATGGCTGGAACGCCGGTATCCTCTATGAGCTGGATAAAAACAACCGTTGGGGCCTGACCTATCGCTCTGAAGTGAAAATCGACTTCGACGGCGACTACAAGAGTTCTATCAATCCGGCGTTAAGCTCAATCTTCGCCAGCATGGGGATGACTCAGCTGCCAGCGGGCACCGGCGGCAGAACCGTTAACGGCTCCCTGACCCTGAATCTTCCGGAAATGTGGGAAGTTTCGGGTTATAACCGCGTTGCGCCGCAATGGGCGATTCACTACAGCCTGGCATACACCAGCTGGAGTCAGTTCCAGGAGCTGAAAGCGAAAGGCGACAATGGCCAGGTGCTGTTCCAGAAGGACGAAGGCTTTAAAGATGCGTATCGTATCGCGCTGGGTACCACTTATTATTACGATAAAAACTGGACCTTCCGCACCGGTATTGCCTTCGATGACAGCCCGGTTCCGGCTGACAAACGCTCTATCTCCATTCCTGACCAGGATCGTCTGTGGCTGAGTGCCGGTATGACGTATGCCTTCAACGATGATGCCTCTATCGACGTCGGTGCATCTTATATGCACGGCCAGAAAGTGAGCTTCACCGAAGGTGAAGGCGCTGCGGCTTACGACTTCAAATCTGAAGGGAAAGCCTGGCTGTTCGGTACGAACTTTAACTACGCGTTCTGATTTCGCGCAGGCAGTAAAAAAGGTGAGCTTAGCTCACCTTTTTTTTATTCCGCATCAATCTCGGATAGGTTGTTCTCGATCGCCTTGGCGTTCGGGTTCTCTTCCGGCTTCAACTTACCGCCGCTGGCAATAAAGTCGTGATTCTGGAAGTACGCCTCACGCACCAGAATGTACGGATCGGAAGACTGACGCAGCAGCCCATCGGAATCCAGCAGCTGCGCGCGGCTTTCAACACCTTCAAGGGTCCACTTACCGATAGAGAGTGGCCAGGTAAGCCAGGAGAGCACTGGGTAAAGGGTATCGACCATATCACCGCCATCCTCACGCAGCGTAAAGCTGCCATAGAATGGCAAATGGACGTACGGGCCGTAACCCACATCGTAATGCCCAAGCGTACTACCGAAACGGTGCGGCTGTTCACGCTGCAGTTTAGGATTAGCCATCCCCGCCACGTCAATAAAGCCCCCCATCCCCAGCAAGGTATTCAGGAAGAAGCGGGTGAAATGCACCATGCCCTGATAGGGATCGCCCTGCAGGAAATAGTTCGCCATCACGGCAGGCTCTTCAAGGTTGCTGGTGAAGTTGCTCAGACCGTTACGGGCCGGCTGAGGGACGTAATCACGCCAGGCGACCGCCACGGGACGGACGACATAAGGATCCAGCACGTTGTAGTTGAAGCTGTACATAGAGCGGTTAAACCCTTCGAACGGGTCCGAGCGCCCCTGCTGCTCTCCGGAACTGGCACACCCCACTAGCAAAGTCGTGCCCAGCGCAAGCGCCGATAGCCGAAGTTTCATAGGTTTCTCCC contains:
- the mlaA gene encoding phospholipid-binding lipoprotein MlaA; the protein is MKLRLSALALGTTLLVGCASSGEQQGRSDPFEGFNRSMYSFNYNVLDPYVVRPVAVAWRDYVPQPARNGLSNFTSNLEEPAVMANYFLQGDPYQGMVHFTRFFLNTLLGMGGFIDVAGMANPKLQREQPHRFGSTLGHYDVGYGPYVHLPFYGSFTLREDGGDMVDTLYPVLSWLTWPLSIGKWTLEGVESRAQLLDSDGLLRQSSDPYILVREAYFQNHDFIASGGKLKPEENPNAKAIENNLSEIDAE
- the fadL gene encoding long-chain fatty acid transporter FadL — translated: MSQKTLFKKTALAVAVAIVSTSAWSAGFQLNEFSSSGLGRAYSGEGAIADDAGNVSRNPALITLFDRPTFSIGAVYIDPDVDVKGNSALTGSANQDNIAPVAWVPNMHFVMPINEQFGWGASVTSNYGLATEFNNNYGAGIYGGKTDLTTVNLNLSGAYRLNNSWSFGLGFDAVYAKAKIERYAGSLGPLLAGGLQQQGVPSQLVDGINSPDDQIAHLKGDEWGYGWNAGILYELDKNNRWGLTYRSEVKIDFDGDYKSSINPALSSIFASMGMTQLPAGTGGRTVNGSLTLNLPEMWEVSGYNRVAPQWAIHYSLAYTSWSQFQELKAKGDNGQVLFQKDEGFKDAYRIALGTTYYYDKNWTFRTGIAFDDSPVPADKRSISIPDQDRLWLSAGMTYAFNDDASIDVGASYMHGQKVSFTEGEGAAAYDFKSEGKAWLFGTNFNYAF